AGTGGCAAAGAAAGAAGCAGGGAGATCCGTTCCACCTAGAGCCTGTCTCGCGCCTTGCTTTTCACCTTGCAACTTAAGCAGCAAAGCGGGTATGATGGGCTAAAATTTTTAGAAAACCACTACTTGAACCTATTAAAGACTAAGCGGTAAAACCAGTATGGCAAGCAAAAGAGAAAAAATTAAACTGAAAAGCTCCAAGAGCAACTTCCACTATTACACAATGAAAAACAAAACCCAAACACCGGATCGCTTGACTCTAAAGAAGTACGATCCTATCGTTAGGGAACACGTAGAATTTAAAGAGACAAAATAAGCAGACCATGCGCTTCTTTGAGCTGTCGGTTGCCCTGAAATACATCAAACCGGATATCAGACAGCTCTCGGTGTCCATTATCAGCATGATATCAGTGCTGGTGATCTCTCTTGTCGTATGGCTTGTCGTCGTCTTTCTATCTATATCCTGGGGGCTGGAAAAAGGTTGGGTCGCCAAACTGATCACCCTCTCTGCCCCTGTAAGAGTAGTCCCCACAGACGCCTACTATCAAAGTTACTATTACCTGGCCGACTCCATCAGCTCCGGTTCAAACTACGCACCCAAGACGCTAGGAGAAAAGCTGATCGCTGAGAAGGCAGATCCCTACGACCCCGAATGGGATCAGGAGATCCCCGCCCACTTCCCCAAACCAGACCTCGATGCCTCCGGCTCGTTAAAAGATCTCATCCAAATCGCCTTCCGGGAAATCGACAAAGTTCGGGAAGCCACGCCCTATGAGTATCAAAAAGCTGTCTCAGCAATGTCCCTGAAGATGTTTCGGAGGGGAGCTAGCGAAGACGAGGATACGGTTGCTTTTCTCAATCAAAACGTCTATGTCGGCTCTCTTGAAGGGAGCGGCGTAGAAAACACCCAGGTCATTCTTAAGCCCAAAGAAGATGACATCAGAGCCCTGATGACCTCTTTCTCCTACGGTTTTGAAACACCAGACGGTGCATGGCTGCACGCGAACCAGCCGCTTATCGAAAAGCGCTTGAGCAGCTGGGAAGAGCTCTTAGAAAAGCAAAAATCCGGCACTTCAGGTACCCTGGCCAATCCCTTCTTTTTCGAACTCTCCAAAGAACACTCCATCTTAAGGGACAGCCTGGCAACCTACGGAGAAAGAGCGCCCGAGGCCATACTAGTACCTAAAATTTTTAAGGAAAGCGGCGTCCGAATGGGCGACAGGGGCCACCTAAACTACTTTGCCCCCAGTGCCGACGGACCGCGCGAGCTAAAAATGCCTGTGATCGTGGCCGGCTTTTACGATCCGGGAATCATCCCGCTAGGCGGGCGCTTCATCTTAACCCGCAAAGAAGTCGTCTCCCTGCTTCAGGCAAGCGTGCCCGATGATATGCGGCACGAGGCGACCGGCATCGGGGTCAACTTAACCGACATCGCAGTAGCAGATCACGTCAAAGAAGAAATCTTAGCCCGATTTCAGGCCCAGGGCATCACCCCCTATTTCCGGGTCGAGACCTATAAAGAATATGACTACGCCAAAGACATTATCCTGCAGCTCCAGAGTGAAAAAAATTTATTCACCATGCTTGCAGTGATCATATTAATTGTGGCCTGCTCCAATATCGTCTCCATGCTGATCATCTTGGTCAACGACAAAAAGACAGAGATCGGTATCTTGAGATCCATGGGAGCGACATCTTTAAGCATAGCCTCCATCTTCGGTGCGACAGGAATTTTTCTGGGGATCAGCGGCTCGATAATCGGCATCTCACTTGCCATCCTGACATTGAACAATCTCGATTCCCTGATTGCCCTGATCACAAGAATGCAGGGGTATGAGATGTTCAACCCTCAAATCTACGGAGAAGCACTGCCCAGTGAACTCAGTGTTGAAGCTCTTCTCTTTGTCGTTTTCTCCACAGCCTTTATCTCGCTGATCGCAGGCACCGTTCCCGCCTGCAAGGCCTGCCTGCTTAAACCGTCGGAAATCCTCAAGGCGGAGTAACTGCATGAGCATACAAACACCGCTGCTAAAAGCCTGCGAGATCCACAAAACCTTTGCGAAGCCAAGACGTCTGGAAGTTTTAAAAGGAATCAACCTTGAAGTCTATCCAGGTGAGACCATAGCGATCGTGGGAAAGTCAGGAGAGGGCAAAAGCACTTTACTGAATATCTTAGGCACTCTCGAAAAACCCACCTCAGGCTCCCTTTTCATCGACGACGAAGCGGTTTCGTTGATGAATGTATCGCGCATCCGAGGCCAAAAGCTGGGCTTTGTCTTTCAGTCGTTCCATCTTCTTGAAGATTATACAGTCATGGAAAACATCCTTTTTCCCGCCGCCATTGCACGAGTGGCGACTGGCCGCGGGACAGATGCCTACAAAAGGGCGGAAGAGCTTCTTGAACTTGTCGGGCTTACCGAGCGAAAGGACTACAGCGCAAAGCTCCTATCGGGAGGTGAAAAGCAGCGTGTCGCTATTGCCCGCGCCTTCCTAAACAACCCCTCGATCATCCTCGCGGATGAACCCACCGGCAACTTAGATGAAGAGACTTCTGCAGCCATACACCGTATGCTCTTCAATTTCGCCGCACAAGGCAAAGCCTGCATCATAGTGACCCACAGCACCAAGCTTGCTAACGAGTGTTCGAGGACGATCACTTTAAAAGGCGGCTCCCTTGCCGCCGATTCGATGCAAATTACCGAAATCGACAGAATCCAAATCCGTTAACAGGCTCTTAGAGCCTGTCCTAAAATGAAATCGTATGATTTGTTTGCCGAATTAGGTTATAAGCTTCGAAAAAAATTTCAGCATATTAATCCAATATGGTGAAAGTTTTTTAGGAGCTTATAACCTAATTCGGCAGCAAAGCATACTGATTTGAGTTTTAGGACAGGCCCTTAAAATTAAACAAGCCTATAACTTCTCCAAAAGGCAACTATATGAACATTGCTCAACTCTTATTTATCTTCGCGCTAGGAATCGCCATTGCCCTTTTTCCAGTTCCCGACGGACTCGCGTTAGAAACGTGGCGCTTATTCGCCGTCTTTGTCGCCACCATCGTTGGAGTCATCCTGCAGCCTTTGCCCATGGGCTGCATCGCCCTGCTCAGCCTCTCGAGCTTGATCGTCACTAAAACACTCTCTTTTGAATCGGCCTTCTCGGGCTTCAGCTCGGAGTCTGCCTGGCTGATCGTACTTGCCTATTTCATCGCCCGCGGATTCATCAAGACCGGTCTTGGTCAGCGCATCAGCTACCTCTTCATGTCTCTCCTGGGGGGGCACCCGATTGGACTCGGCTTCGGCATCTTGGCAACCGATCTTGTCCTCGCGCCTGCCATTCCGTCCAACACGGCCCGCACCGGAGGCGTCGTTCTTCCGATATTGGAGTCTCTCGCAGAGATTTTTCATAGCAAACCAAAGGACCCTTCCTCAAAGCGCATCGGAGCCTATCTGACTCAAGTTGCCATTCAGGGCTCTTGCATCACATCAGCCATGTTTTTAACAAGCATGTCGGCCAACCCCCTGATTGCCGACCTGTCACGTGATTTTGGAGTTGAAATCACTTGGAGCGGATGGGCGATAGCGGCCGCCGTTCCCGGACTCGTTTCACTGGCTGTTTGCCCCTTTCTGATGTATCTGCTGATGCCTCCTGAGATCCAGGATTCAAAAAACGCCCCTGCTTTGGCCCGAGAGAAACTGAAAGCAATCGGGCGCATGAAAAGAGATGAGTGGACAATGCTCGGGGTTTTCATATCGACCATTATTCTTTGGGCTTTTGCCAAAGAGATCGGTATCAAGCCTGCTGCTTCCGCTCTAACGGGTGTCGCCCTGTTGCTTTTAACACGGGTACTCACCTGGGATGACGTAAAAAAAGAGTCAAGCGCCTGGGAAACTCTCGTCTGGTTTGCCACCATTTTAATGCTTGCCTCCCAGCTTTCCAAGCAGGGATTTACCGATTGGATGGGAGAAAAGCTGTCGCACCTGGTCATCGGCTATGACTGGAAAATGGGATTTTTATTCCTTTCACTGTCCTACTTCTATACCCACTACTTCTTCGCAAGCAACCTGGCCCATGTGACGGCGCTTTACGCCACTTTCCTAAGCATTGCACTGACCATCGGGACTCCCCCGCTTTTTGCCGCGCTCGTTCTGGGCTTTTTCAGCAGCCTCTTCGGCGCCCTGACACACTACACCTCGGGACCTGCAGCGCTGCTTTTCGGAGCAGGTTTTGTCGATGTTAAAGCATGGTGGAGAGCAGGAATCATCGCCAGCGTCGTCAATCTTGCCATCTGGATGGGCCTCGGCGCTATCTGGTGGGGTATTCTGGGAATACTATAGGATTTGCTGTGAGGTAAGAGTCGCTTGCAGGTCCTGCACTCGAGGAACTTT
The sequence above is drawn from the Estrella lausannensis genome and encodes:
- the rpmG gene encoding 50S ribosomal protein L33, whose amino-acid sequence is MASKREKIKLKSSKSNFHYYTMKNKTQTPDRLTLKKYDPIVREHVEFKETK
- a CDS encoding ABC transporter permease, with protein sequence MRFFELSVALKYIKPDIRQLSVSIISMISVLVISLVVWLVVVFLSISWGLEKGWVAKLITLSAPVRVVPTDAYYQSYYYLADSISSGSNYAPKTLGEKLIAEKADPYDPEWDQEIPAHFPKPDLDASGSLKDLIQIAFREIDKVREATPYEYQKAVSAMSLKMFRRGASEDEDTVAFLNQNVYVGSLEGSGVENTQVILKPKEDDIRALMTSFSYGFETPDGAWLHANQPLIEKRLSSWEELLEKQKSGTSGTLANPFFFELSKEHSILRDSLATYGERAPEAILVPKIFKESGVRMGDRGHLNYFAPSADGPRELKMPVIVAGFYDPGIIPLGGRFILTRKEVVSLLQASVPDDMRHEATGIGVNLTDIAVADHVKEEILARFQAQGITPYFRVETYKEYDYAKDIILQLQSEKNLFTMLAVIILIVACSNIVSMLIILVNDKKTEIGILRSMGATSLSIASIFGATGIFLGISGSIIGISLAILTLNNLDSLIALITRMQGYEMFNPQIYGEALPSELSVEALLFVVFSTAFISLIAGTVPACKACLLKPSEILKAE
- a CDS encoding ABC transporter ATP-binding protein; the encoded protein is MSIQTPLLKACEIHKTFAKPRRLEVLKGINLEVYPGETIAIVGKSGEGKSTLLNILGTLEKPTSGSLFIDDEAVSLMNVSRIRGQKLGFVFQSFHLLEDYTVMENILFPAAIARVATGRGTDAYKRAEELLELVGLTERKDYSAKLLSGGEKQRVAIARAFLNNPSIILADEPTGNLDEETSAAIHRMLFNFAAQGKACIIVTHSTKLANECSRTITLKGGSLAADSMQITEIDRIQIR
- a CDS encoding anion permease encodes the protein MNIAQLLFIFALGIAIALFPVPDGLALETWRLFAVFVATIVGVILQPLPMGCIALLSLSSLIVTKTLSFESAFSGFSSESAWLIVLAYFIARGFIKTGLGQRISYLFMSLLGGHPIGLGFGILATDLVLAPAIPSNTARTGGVVLPILESLAEIFHSKPKDPSSKRIGAYLTQVAIQGSCITSAMFLTSMSANPLIADLSRDFGVEITWSGWAIAAAVPGLVSLAVCPFLMYLLMPPEIQDSKNAPALAREKLKAIGRMKRDEWTMLGVFISTIILWAFAKEIGIKPAASALTGVALLLLTRVLTWDDVKKESSAWETLVWFATILMLASQLSKQGFTDWMGEKLSHLVIGYDWKMGFLFLSLSYFYTHYFFASNLAHVTALYATFLSIALTIGTPPLFAALVLGFFSSLFGALTHYTSGPAALLFGAGFVDVKAWWRAGIIASVVNLAIWMGLGAIWWGILGIL